A stretch of the Streptomyces sp. NBC_01428 genome encodes the following:
- a CDS encoding response regulator transcription factor, producing the protein MSVLLEQPASLVAYRPNKPTAMVVVADPRVRSTVTRHLWALGVRDVIEASSVAEARPRIGNPRDICVADVHLPDGSGLTLLSETRAAGWPNGLALSAADDIGAVRNALAGGVKGYVVTGTRTNVGLPTRPGAAPIGSAAARMHRRPPGAPSHPGGYRELSGREVEVLRLVAEGQSNKAIGVSMGLSALTVKSHLARIARKLGTGDRAGMVAVALRTGIIH; encoded by the coding sequence GTGTCCGTTCTCCTCGAGCAGCCCGCAAGCCTGGTCGCCTACCGCCCGAACAAGCCGACCGCCATGGTGGTCGTGGCCGACCCTCGGGTCCGCTCCACCGTCACCCGCCATCTGTGGGCGCTCGGAGTGCGCGACGTCATCGAGGCGTCGTCCGTCGCGGAGGCCCGTCCCCGCATCGGCAACCCGCGCGACATCTGCGTCGCCGATGTCCACCTGCCGGATGGTTCCGGCCTCACCCTTCTGTCCGAAACCCGAGCCGCGGGCTGGCCCAACGGCCTCGCCCTCTCCGCCGCCGACGACATCGGCGCCGTGCGCAACGCCCTCGCGGGCGGCGTCAAGGGCTACGTCGTCACCGGTACCCGTACGAACGTCGGGCTCCCCACCCGGCCCGGCGCCGCGCCCATCGGCTCGGCCGCCGCCCGTATGCACCGTCGCCCCCCGGGTGCCCCGAGCCACCCGGGCGGCTACCGCGAACTGTCCGGCCGCGAGGTCGAGGTCCTGCGCCTGGTCGCGGAGGGCCAGTCGAACAAGGCCATCGGCGTCTCCATGGGCCTGTCCGCGCTGACCGTCAAGAGCCACCTCGCCCGTATCGCCCGCAAGCTCGGCACGGGTGACCGCGCCGGGATGGTCGCGGTCGCGCTGCGGACCGGCATCATCCACTGA
- the hemE gene encoding uroporphyrinogen decarboxylase, producing the protein MSANHSPAGQQPTATYESAFLKACRREPVPHTPVWFMRQAGRSLPEYLKVREGIPMLESCMRPELVAEITLQPVRRHGVDAAIYFSDIVVPLKAIGVDLDIKPGVGPVVQNPIRTRADLAQLRDLTPEDVWYVTEAIQLLTAELGETPLIGFAGAPFTLASYLVEGGPSKNHEHTKALMYGDPQLWADLLDRLAEITSAFLKVQIEAGASAVQLFDSWVGALAPADYRRSILPASTKVFDAVAGYGVPRIHFGVGTGELLGLMGEAGADVVGVDWRVPLDEAARRVGPGKALQGNLDPAVLFAPTAAVEAKTREVLDAAAGLEGHVFNLGHGVLPSMDPDSLTRLVEYVHTRTAR; encoded by the coding sequence GTGAGCGCCAACCACAGCCCCGCCGGGCAGCAGCCGACAGCCACGTACGAGTCCGCCTTCCTCAAGGCGTGCAGGCGCGAGCCCGTGCCGCACACCCCTGTGTGGTTCATGCGGCAGGCCGGTCGCTCACTGCCCGAGTACCTCAAGGTGCGCGAGGGCATCCCCATGCTGGAGTCCTGCATGCGGCCCGAGCTGGTCGCCGAGATCACGCTCCAGCCGGTCCGCCGGCACGGCGTGGACGCCGCGATCTACTTCAGCGACATCGTCGTCCCGCTGAAGGCCATCGGTGTCGACCTGGACATCAAGCCGGGCGTCGGCCCCGTCGTGCAGAACCCGATCCGCACCCGCGCCGACCTGGCCCAGCTGCGCGATCTGACCCCCGAGGACGTCTGGTACGTCACCGAGGCGATCCAGCTCCTGACGGCCGAGCTGGGCGAGACCCCGCTCATCGGGTTCGCGGGCGCGCCCTTCACCCTCGCGAGTTACCTGGTCGAGGGCGGACCGTCGAAGAACCACGAGCACACCAAGGCGCTCATGTACGGCGACCCGCAGCTGTGGGCCGACCTGCTCGACCGTCTCGCCGAGATCACCTCCGCCTTCCTGAAGGTGCAGATCGAGGCGGGCGCGAGCGCCGTCCAGCTGTTCGACTCCTGGGTCGGCGCCCTGGCCCCCGCGGACTACCGCCGCTCGATCCTGCCCGCGTCCACGAAGGTCTTCGACGCCGTCGCCGGGTACGGCGTCCCGCGCATCCACTTCGGCGTCGGCACGGGCGAACTGCTCGGCCTCATGGGCGAGGCCGGCGCGGACGTGGTGGGCGTCGACTGGCGCGTCCCGCTCGACGAGGCCGCCCGCCGTGTCGGCCCCGGCAAGGCGCTCCAGGGCAACCTCGACCCGGCCGTGCTGTTCGCGCCGACCGCGGCCGTGGAGGCCAAGACCCGCGAGGTGCTGGATGCCGCCGCCGGTCTGGAGGGCCACGTCTTCAACCTCGGCCACGGCGTCCTGCCCTCGATGGACCCGGACTCCCTGACCCGGCTCGTGGAGTACGTCCACACCCGGACGGCGCGCTAG
- a CDS encoding thiolase family protein produces MPRTVRDVVFVDGVRTPFGKAGPKGIYHETRADDLVVKAIRELLRRNPGLDPQKIDEVAIAATTQIGDQGLTLGRTAGILAGLPQSVPGYSIDRMCAGALTAVTSTAGSIAFGAYDAVIAGGVEHMGRHPMGEGVDPNPRFVSEKLVDESALFMGMTAENLHDRYPTITKRRADEYAVRSQEKAAKAYANGKIQQDLVPVSVRNTNAEVGETGWGLVTADEPMRPGTTLENLSGLKTPFRVHGRVTAGNAAGLNDGATASIIASEDFAREHDLPVRMRLVSYAFAGVEPEVMGYGPIPATEKALAKAGLSIEDINLFEINEAFAVQVLAFLEHYGIADDDARVNQYGGAIAYGHPLASSGVRLMTQLARQFEEQPEVRYGLTTMCVGFGMGATVIWENPHHKDAGGDK; encoded by the coding sequence GTGCCTCGTACCGTCAGGGACGTCGTCTTCGTCGACGGCGTCCGCACCCCGTTCGGCAAGGCGGGCCCGAAGGGCATCTACCACGAGACCCGCGCCGACGACCTCGTCGTGAAGGCCATCCGGGAGCTGCTGCGCCGCAACCCCGGTCTTGACCCCCAGAAGATCGACGAGGTCGCCATCGCCGCGACCACGCAGATCGGCGACCAGGGCCTCACCCTGGGGCGCACGGCCGGCATCCTCGCCGGGCTGCCCCAGTCGGTCCCCGGCTACTCCATCGACCGCATGTGCGCGGGCGCGCTGACCGCCGTCACCAGCACCGCGGGCTCCATCGCCTTCGGCGCGTACGACGCCGTCATCGCCGGCGGTGTCGAGCACATGGGCCGTCACCCCATGGGCGAGGGCGTGGACCCGAACCCGCGGTTCGTCAGCGAGAAGCTGGTCGACGAGTCCGCGCTGTTCATGGGCATGACCGCCGAGAACCTGCACGACCGCTACCCCACGATCACCAAGCGTCGCGCCGACGAGTACGCCGTGCGCTCGCAGGAGAAGGCCGCCAAGGCGTACGCCAACGGCAAGATCCAGCAGGACCTGGTGCCGGTCTCGGTGCGCAACACCAACGCGGAGGTCGGTGAGACGGGCTGGGGCCTGGTCACCGCCGACGAGCCGATGCGTCCGGGCACCACGCTGGAGAACCTCTCCGGTCTCAAGACCCCGTTCCGCGTGCACGGCCGGGTCACCGCGGGCAACGCGGCCGGTCTGAACGACGGCGCGACCGCCTCGATCATCGCCTCCGAGGACTTCGCCCGCGAGCACGACCTGCCCGTGCGGATGCGCCTCGTCTCGTACGCCTTCGCGGGTGTCGAGCCGGAGGTCATGGGTTACGGCCCGATCCCGGCGACGGAGAAGGCGCTCGCGAAGGCCGGTCTGTCGATCGAGGACATCAACCTCTTCGAGATCAACGAGGCCTTCGCCGTCCAGGTGCTCGCGTTCCTGGAGCACTACGGCATCGCCGACGACGACGCGCGCGTCAACCAGTACGGCGGCGCCATCGCCTACGGCCACCCGCTCGCCTCCTCCGGCGTCCGTCTGATGACGCAGCTGGCCCGCCAGTTCGAGGAGCAGCCGGAGGTCCGCTACGGCCTCACGACCATGTGCGTCGGCTTCGGCATGGGCGCCACGGTCATCTGGGAGAACCCGCACCACAAGGACGCCGGAGGCGACAAGTGA
- a CDS encoding FAD-dependent oxidoreductase — translation MSMSRTSGSGGGRERLVVIGGDAAGMSAASQARRLRGPDELEIVAFERGNFASYSACGIPYWVGGDVTDRDRLVARTPEEHRERDIDLRMRTEVTEIDVAGARVRSRELDTGTEAWTSYDKLVIATGARPVRPDLPGIDAPGVHGVQTLDDGQALLDTLERSRGRRAVVVGAGYIGVEMAEALINRGYEVTVVNRGKEPMSTLDPDMGRLVHTAMEGLGITMVDDAEVTKVLTGDDGRVRAVVTDDAEYPADVVVLGIGVRPETALARAAGLPVGDHGGLLTDLAMRVRGHENIWAGGDCVEVLDLVSGSERHIALGTHANKHGQVIGTNVGGGYATFPGVVGTAVSKVCDLEIARTGLREKDAHRAGLRFETVTVESTSRAGYYPGAEVMTVKMLAERRTGRLLGVQIVGREGAGKRVDVAAVALTAGMTVERMTTLDLGYAPPFSPVWDPVLVAARKATAKVRAGAS, via the coding sequence GCATGAGCCGAACGAGCGGTAGTGGTGGGGGCCGGGAACGACTGGTCGTGATCGGCGGTGACGCGGCGGGCATGTCCGCCGCGTCACAGGCGCGCCGGCTGCGCGGGCCGGACGAACTGGAGATCGTCGCCTTCGAGCGGGGCAACTTCGCCTCGTACTCGGCGTGCGGCATCCCCTACTGGGTGGGCGGCGACGTCACGGACCGCGACCGGCTGGTGGCGCGGACCCCGGAGGAGCACCGGGAACGCGACATCGACCTGCGGATGCGCACGGAGGTGACGGAGATCGACGTCGCGGGCGCCCGGGTGCGGTCCCGCGAGCTGGACACCGGGACCGAAGCGTGGACGTCGTACGACAAGCTCGTGATCGCGACCGGCGCGCGGCCCGTACGGCCCGACCTGCCGGGCATCGACGCGCCGGGGGTGCACGGCGTGCAGACCCTGGACGACGGGCAGGCCCTGCTCGACACGCTGGAGAGGTCGCGGGGGCGCCGTGCCGTGGTCGTGGGGGCGGGCTACATCGGGGTGGAGATGGCCGAGGCGCTCATCAACCGCGGGTACGAGGTGACGGTCGTCAACCGCGGCAAGGAGCCGATGTCCACGCTCGACCCGGACATGGGCCGCCTGGTGCACACGGCCATGGAGGGCCTCGGCATCACGATGGTCGACGACGCCGAGGTCACCAAGGTGCTCACGGGTGACGACGGCAGGGTCCGCGCGGTCGTCACGGACGACGCCGAGTACCCGGCGGACGTGGTGGTGCTCGGCATCGGCGTTCGCCCCGAGACGGCGCTGGCGCGGGCGGCGGGGCTGCCGGTGGGCGACCACGGGGGTCTGCTCACCGACCTGGCGATGCGGGTGCGCGGGCACGAAAACATCTGGGCCGGCGGCGACTGCGTGGAGGTGCTCGACCTGGTCTCGGGGAGCGAGCGGCACATCGCGCTGGGCACGCACGCGAACAAGCACGGCCAGGTGATCGGCACCAACGTGGGCGGCGGGTACGCGACGTTCCCCGGGGTCGTCGGGACCGCGGTGAGCAAGGTGTGCGACCTGGAGATCGCCCGCACCGGTCTGCGCGAGAAGGACGCGCACCGGGCGGGCCTGCGGTTCGAGACCGTCACCGTCGAGTCGACGAGCCGCGCGGGCTACTACCCGGGGGCCGAGGTCATGACGGTGAAGATGCTCGCGGAGCGGCGCACCGGGCGGCTCCTCGGCGTGCAGATCGTCGGCCGCGAGGGCGCGGGCAAGCGCGTGGACGTCGCGGCGGTGGCGCTGACCGCGGGCATGACGGTGGAACGGATGACGACCCTCGACCTCGGCTACGCGCCGCCGTTCTCCCCCGTCTGGGACCCCGTCCTGGTGGCGGCCCGCAAGGCGACGGCGAAGGTGCGGGCCGGCGCCTCGTGA
- a CDS encoding DUF3000 domain-containing protein, translating to MAAAQGRLSDGAGGMDDAKEEDRNAVETAPLPFRAAVDALRAARLRPDIEIDPTRPPQRLAPHAYALEAAVVADDEDLADGRLVLLHDPAGHDAWQGSFRLVTLVRAELEPEMAADPLLPEVCWSWLTGALQARGLSYGEPSGTVTRASSHYFGGLSERPAASQIEIRASWTPREGLGGVPDTAAHLAAWCDLLCQIAGLPPVPPGDASVVTLPQRRGPQSR from the coding sequence ATGGCTGCGGCTCAGGGACGACTGTCGGACGGCGCTGGCGGAATGGACGACGCGAAGGAGGAGGACAGGAATGCGGTGGAGACGGCCCCGTTGCCCTTCCGGGCGGCCGTCGACGCCCTGAGGGCCGCGCGACTGCGGCCGGACATCGAGATCGACCCGACACGACCACCGCAGCGCCTGGCGCCTCACGCCTACGCGCTGGAGGCCGCGGTCGTCGCGGACGACGAGGATCTGGCCGACGGCCGGCTCGTCCTGCTGCACGATCCGGCCGGGCACGACGCCTGGCAGGGCTCGTTCCGGCTGGTGACCCTGGTCCGGGCGGAGCTGGAGCCCGAGATGGCAGCGGACCCGCTCCTCCCCGAGGTCTGCTGGTCGTGGCTGACGGGCGCGTTGCAGGCCCGCGGGCTGTCGTACGGCGAACCGAGCGGCACCGTGACGCGCGCGAGCTCCCACTACTTCGGCGGGCTCTCGGAACGCCCCGCCGCCTCACAGATCGAGATCCGGGCGTCCTGGACGCCACGGGAGGGCCTCGGCGGCGTTCCGGACACCGCCGCACACCTCGCGGCCTGGTGCGACCTGCTGTGCCAGATCGCCGGTCTGCCGCCGGTGCCCCCGGGCGACGCCTCGGTGGTCACCCTGCCGCAGCGCCGGGGGCCGCAGTCCCGCTGA
- a CDS encoding ribonuclease D has product MTDAQETAADSSLRTTGGGPPDDVESAPIPLLEPREGIPPVIADEAALAEVVAAFAAGTGPVAVDAERASGYRYGQRAYLVQLRREGAGSALIDPVACPDLSGLGEAISGAEWVLHAATQDLPCLREIGMIPTSLFDTELAGRLAGFPRVGLGAMVESVLGFVLEKGHSAVDWSTRPLPEPWLRYAALDVELLVDLRDALEKELDRQGKLDWARQEFDAIAAAEPAPPRKDPWRRTSGMHKVRRRRQMAVVRELWETRDRVAQRRDISPGKVLGDAAIVEAALGLPANVHALSALNGFGHRMGRRQLDQWQAAVDRARELPDAELPQPGQPVTGPPPPRAWADKDPAAAARLSAARAAVSALAEQLNMPQENLITPDTVRRVCWEPPATPDAESVGAALSGYGARPWQVELVTPVLVTALSLKAA; this is encoded by the coding sequence GTGACCGACGCCCAAGAGACCGCAGCAGACAGCTCACTGCGAACCACCGGAGGCGGCCCTCCGGACGACGTCGAATCGGCGCCGATCCCCTTGCTCGAGCCCCGCGAGGGCATTCCGCCGGTGATCGCCGACGAGGCCGCCCTCGCCGAGGTGGTCGCGGCGTTCGCCGCGGGCACCGGCCCGGTGGCCGTCGACGCCGAACGCGCGTCCGGGTACCGATACGGCCAGCGCGCCTATCTCGTGCAGCTGCGCCGCGAGGGCGCGGGCAGCGCGCTGATCGACCCCGTCGCCTGCCCCGACCTGTCGGGCCTCGGCGAGGCGATCTCCGGCGCCGAGTGGGTGCTGCACGCCGCGACCCAGGACCTGCCCTGTCTCCGCGAGATAGGCATGATCCCCACCAGCCTCTTCGACACCGAGCTGGCCGGCCGTCTGGCCGGGTTCCCCCGCGTGGGCCTCGGCGCCATGGTCGAGAGCGTCCTCGGCTTCGTCCTGGAGAAGGGCCACTCCGCCGTCGACTGGTCCACCCGCCCGCTGCCCGAGCCCTGGCTGCGCTACGCCGCGCTCGACGTGGAGCTCCTCGTCGACCTCCGCGACGCCCTGGAGAAGGAGCTCGACCGGCAGGGCAAGCTGGACTGGGCCCGCCAGGAGTTCGACGCCATCGCCGCGGCCGAGCCCGCCCCGCCCCGCAAGGACCCGTGGCGCCGCACGTCCGGGATGCACAAGGTCCGCCGCCGCCGGCAGATGGCCGTCGTGCGGGAACTGTGGGAGACCCGGGACCGGGTGGCGCAGCGCCGGGACATCTCGCCGGGCAAGGTGCTCGGGGACGCGGCCATCGTCGAGGCCGCGCTGGGCCTGCCGGCCAACGTGCACGCGCTGTCCGCGCTGAACGGCTTCGGACACCGCATGGGGCGGCGCCAGCTGGACCAGTGGCAGGCCGCGGTCGACCGCGCGAGGGAACTGCCGGACGCCGAGCTGCCGCAGCCGGGGCAGCCGGTGACCGGTCCGCCGCCGCCGCGCGCGTGGGCCGACAAGGACCCGGCCGCCGCCGCCCGGCTCTCCGCCGCGCGGGCGGCCGTGTCGGCGCTGGCCGAGCAGCTGAACATGCCGCAGGAGAACCTGATCACCCCGGACACCGTGCGGCGGGTGTGCTGGGAGCCGCCGGCGACCCCGGACGCCGAGTCCGTGGGCGCGGCCCTCAGCGGGTACGGGGCGCGGCCCTGGCAGGTCGAGCTGGTCACGCCCGTCCTGGTGACCGCGCTGTCCCTGAAGGCGGCCTAG
- a CDS encoding rhomboid family intramembrane serine protease, with the protein MVIPVHDVNPARRTPYVTYALIAANVIVFLYTPGLAGSAAGDSALSQLCHLHAFTDQYAAVPQELIHHRMARLVPTGEVGAGPHGAGCALGPPDYGKSPPLSVLTAMFLHGSWLHLLGNMLFLLIFGNNIEDRLGHVRFTLFYGACGFAAAYGFALVNADSGDPLIGASGAIAGVLGAYLVLYPRARVWVLVPFLVFLPLRLPAWIVLGFWFVLQAAYSSGAAVPDAGTVAYAAHVVGFLAGMLLAWPLRPGTPPPPEPRRLLFGRQARHGW; encoded by the coding sequence GTGGTCATCCCCGTCCATGACGTGAACCCGGCGCGGCGCACGCCCTATGTGACGTACGCCCTGATCGCCGCCAATGTCATCGTGTTCCTCTACACACCCGGTCTGGCCGGATCCGCGGCGGGTGACAGCGCCCTCTCGCAGCTGTGCCACCTGCACGCGTTCACGGACCAGTACGCGGCCGTGCCGCAGGAACTGATCCACCATCGGATGGCGCGTCTGGTGCCGACCGGCGAGGTCGGGGCCGGACCGCACGGCGCGGGCTGCGCGCTGGGCCCGCCGGACTACGGCAAGTCGCCCCCGCTGTCGGTGCTCACGGCGATGTTCCTGCACGGGAGCTGGCTGCACCTGCTGGGCAACATGCTCTTCCTGCTGATCTTCGGCAACAACATCGAGGACCGCCTCGGCCACGTCCGCTTCACGCTGTTCTACGGGGCGTGCGGCTTCGCTGCGGCCTACGGCTTCGCACTGGTCAACGCGGACTCGGGCGACCCGCTGATCGGCGCCTCGGGAGCGATCGCGGGGGTCCTCGGCGCCTACCTGGTGCTGTATCCCAGGGCCAGGGTCTGGGTGCTGGTCCCGTTCCTGGTGTTCCTGCCGCTCCGGCTGCCCGCGTGGATCGTGCTGGGTTTCTGGTTCGTGCTCCAGGCCGCGTACTCGTCGGGGGCGGCGGTGCCGGACGCGGGCACCGTCGCGTATGCCGCGCACGTCGTGGGATTCCTCGCCGGCATGCTGCTGGCCTGGCCGCTGCGCCCCGGCACCCCACCACCGCCCGAACCGCGCCGCCTGCTGTTCGGCAGACAGGCGCGGCACGGCTGGTGA